The Nitrogeniibacter aestuarii genome has a window encoding:
- the icd gene encoding NADP-dependent isocitrate dehydrogenase produces MSDSHIKVPAEGQKIVPGQPIPNNPIIPYIEGDGIGVDITPVMIKVIDAAVNKAYGGEKQIHWMEVYAGEKSTQIYGPDEWLPKETFDALKEFAVAIKGPMTTPVGGGIRSLNVALRQELDLYQCVRPVRYFTGVPSPLKDPSKVDMVIFRENTEDIYAGIEWEPMSDGAGKVIAFLQNEMGVKKIRFPETSGIGIKPVSKEGTERLVRAAMQYAIDNDRASVTLVHKGNIMKFTEGAFRDFGYALAKNEFGAVEMDGGPWCKFTNPKTGKEIIVKDVIADAFLQQILLRPAEYDVIATLNLNGDYVSDALAAQVGGIGIAPGANISDKYAVFEATHGTAPKYAGLDKVNPGSLILSAEMMLRHLGWTEAADLVIKGMEAAIGDKQVTYDFARLMDGADEVSCSEFGDAMIARM; encoded by the coding sequence ATGAGCGATAGTCATATCAAGGTTCCCGCAGAAGGGCAGAAAATCGTCCCGGGGCAGCCGATTCCGAACAATCCGATCATTCCGTACATCGAGGGTGACGGCATCGGTGTGGATATCACGCCGGTCATGATCAAGGTGATCGATGCCGCGGTGAACAAAGCCTACGGCGGCGAGAAACAGATCCACTGGATGGAAGTGTATGCCGGTGAAAAATCCACCCAGATCTACGGGCCTGACGAGTGGCTGCCCAAGGAAACCTTCGACGCCCTGAAAGAATTTGCCGTGGCCATCAAGGGGCCGATGACCACGCCGGTGGGCGGCGGCATCCGTTCCCTGAACGTCGCTCTGCGCCAGGAGCTGGATCTCTACCAGTGTGTACGCCCGGTTCGCTACTTCACCGGTGTTCCGTCTCCGTTGAAGGATCCGTCGAAAGTGGACATGGTGATCTTCCGTGAGAACACGGAAGACATCTACGCCGGCATCGAGTGGGAGCCCATGAGCGACGGGGCCGGGAAGGTGATCGCCTTCTTGCAGAATGAGATGGGCGTGAAAAAGATCCGCTTTCCCGAAACTTCGGGTATCGGCATCAAGCCGGTGTCGAAGGAGGGTACGGAGCGACTGGTCCGTGCCGCCATGCAGTATGCGATCGACAATGACCGCGCGAGCGTGACCCTGGTGCACAAGGGCAACATCATGAAGTTTACCGAGGGCGCTTTCCGCGACTTCGGCTACGCTCTGGCCAAGAACGAGTTCGGGGCGGTCGAGATGGATGGTGGCCCGTGGTGCAAATTCACCAATCCGAAGACCGGCAAGGAAATCATCGTCAAGGATGTCATTGCTGACGCCTTCTTGCAGCAGATTCTGTTGCGTCCCGCTGAATATGACGTGATCGCCACCCTCAACCTCAATGGGGATTATGTGTCCGACGCGCTGGCGGCGCAGGTCGGTGGTATCGGTATTGCTCCGGGCGCCAACATTTCGGACAAGTACGCCGTGTTCGAGGCGACGCACGGGACTGCGCCGAAGTATGCCGGTCTCGACAAGGTGAACCCTGGCTCGCTCATCCTCTCTGCGGAGATGATGCTGCGTCATCTGGGCTGGACGGAGGCGGCCGACCTGGTCATCAAGGGCATGGAAGCGGCCATCGGCGACAAGCAGGTGACCTACGATTTTGCACGACTGATGGACGGTGCGGACGAGGTGTCCTGCTCCGAATTCGGCGATGCAATGATCGCACGCATGTAA